In the Engystomops pustulosus chromosome 2, aEngPut4.maternal, whole genome shotgun sequence genome, one interval contains:
- the MED17 gene encoding mediator of RNA polymerase II transcription subunit 17, giving the protein MSGGPAVQISIESSAEKQIQEVGLDGSETYVQPLSMSQNLARLAQRIDFGQDSDEEENGERSLPRENDWGDQDEEEGLVKFQPSLWPWDSVRNHLRGTLTEMCVLHDVLTLVKDKRYMHLDPVSQESIAPKQSQHGLLLVSKRKSLFSAAQILLKGGERLSKSVAENQENKRQRDFNSELLRLRQHWKLRKLGDKILGDLSYRSAGSLFPHQGTFEVIKNTDIDLDKKIPEDYCPLDVQIPSDLEGSAYLKVSIQKQSSDIGDLGTVNLFKRPLPKTKPGTPHWQSKLEAAQNVLLCKEIFAQLSREAVQIKSQIPHIVVKNQIISQPFPGLQLSISFCHSTNDKKSQKSSSDKMNPEDHLYVLEHNLHQLIREFHKQTLSNIVMPHPASAPFGHKRMRLAGPQAFDRNEINTMQQSEGLLEKIIKQAKHIFLRSRTARTIDSLASRIEDPQIQAHWSSINDVYESSVKVLITSQGYEQICKSIQLQLNIGVDQIRVVHRDGRVITLSHQEQELQDFLLSQMSQHQVLAVQQLAKVMGWHVLSFSNHVGLGPVESIGNASSITVASPNGDYTVSVRNGPESGSKVMVQFPRCQSKEVPKSDVLQDNKWTHLRGPFKEVQWNKMEGRNFVYKMELLMAALTPC; this is encoded by the exons ATGTCGGGGGGACCGGCAGTGCAGATCAGTATCGAGTCTTCGGCGGAGAAGCAGATACAAGAAGTTGGGCTGGACGGTTCCGAGACATATGTGCAGCCGCTTTCTATGTCGCAGAACCTGGCCCGCCTGGCGCAGAGGATTGACTTCGGACAGGATTCTGATGAAGAAGAGAATGGGGAGAGAAGTCTACCCCGGGAGAATGACTGGGGGGACCAGGACGAGGAGGAAG GTCTGGTCAAGTTCCAACCTTCCCTCTGGCCATGGGACTCTGTGCGTAACCATTTACGAGGCACCCTGACCGAGATGTGTGTATTACACGATGTCCTGACTCTGGTGAAAGACAAGAGGTACATGCACCTGGATCCTGTCTCCCAAGAGTCCATAGCACCAAAGCAG AGTCAGCATGGTTTACTGTTGGTTTCTAAGCGGAAATCCCTCTTCAGTGCAGCACAAATTCTTCTTAAAGGAGGCGAACGTCTGTCCAAATCTGTAGCAGAGAACCAAGAGAACAAGAGGCAGCGCGACTTCAACTCTGAACTGCTGAGATTACGCCAGCACTGGAAGCTGAGGAAACTGGGGGATAAGATCCTGGGGGACCTGAGCTATAGGAGTGCAG gTTCGCTCTTTCCTCATCAGGGAACATTTGAAGTCATAAAGAACACAGACATAGATCTGGATAAGAAGATCCCAGAAGACTACTGCCCGCTAGATGTACAGATTCCCAGCGATCTGGAGGGCTCCGCTTATCTGAAG GTTTCCATTCAGAAGCAGTCATCAGATATCGGTGACCTCGGCACAGTGAATCTCTTCAAAAGGCCCTTGCCGAAAACCAAGCCAG GGACACCACATTGGCAGAGCAAGCTGGAAGCGGCACAGAACGTCCTGCTCTGCAAAGAAATATTTGCACAGTTGTCTCGTGAAGCCGTTCAGATCAAATCCCAAATCCCTCACATTGTCGTCAAGAACCAGATCATCTCCCAGCCGTTCCCTG GCCTCCAGCTTTCCATATCGTTTTGTCACTCCACCAACGACAAGAAGTCCCAGAAGTCGTCTTCCGATAAGATGAACCCAGAAGATCATCTGTACGTCCTGGAGCACAACCTGCACCAGCTGATCAGAGAG TTCCACAAGCAGACGCTAAGTAACATCGTCATGCCCCATCCGGCCAGCGCTCCGTTCGGACACAAGAGGATGAGGCTGGCGGGGCCCCAGGCGTTTGATAGGAATGAGATTAATACCATGCAGCAGAGCGAGGGCCTCCTGGAGAAGATCATCAAGCAGGCCAAGCACATATTCCTCAGGAGCAG gacagcccGCACCATAGACAGCCTGGCCAGCAGAATCGAAGACCCCCAAATCCAAGCCCACTGGTCCAGCATCAATGATGTCTACGAGTCCAGTGTCAAAGTCTTAATAACCTCCCAGGGTTACGAACAGATCTGCAA ATCCATCCAGTTACAGCTGAACATTGGAGTGGATCAGATCCGAGTGGTCCACAGAGATGGGAGAGTGATCACCCTATCACATCAGGAACAAGAGCTGCAGGACTTCCTCCTGTCACAG ATGTCTCAGCACCAGGTCCTGGCTGTTCAGCAGTTGGCCAAGGTAATGGGTTGGCACGTGCTTAGCTTCAGCAACCATGTCGGTCTGGGCCCGGTAGAGAGCATTGGAAATGCGTCGTCCATTACCGTGGCTTCTCCAAACGGGGATTATACTGTATCAG TACGTAACGGACCTGAGAGCGGCAGTAAAGTCATGGTGCAGTTCCCCCGATGTCAGAGTAAAGAGGTCCCTAAAAGCGACGTGTTACAGGACAACAAGTGGACCCACCTGCGAGGACCCTTCAAGGAAGTTCAGTGGAATAAGATGGAGGGGCgcaactttgtatataagatggagcTATTAATGGCGGCACTGACGCCCTGCTAG